Proteins encoded within one genomic window of Triticum aestivum cultivar Chinese Spring chromosome 2D, IWGSC CS RefSeq v2.1, whole genome shotgun sequence:
- the LOC123053897 gene encoding O-glucosyltransferase rumi homolog isoform X3 yields the protein MAMEVAAAGAVDGQRSSKFVAALSRTSATFLFFSVVVVGAVAVSTRWITTTTSTLQVSFPTTAAIPAAAAVLHPKTQHPSPSPQLPSRPPRPPPAAYSISCPTPPLRRNTSHAARASKSSQTLGLALSSSSSCRSDPDLPPATTSATAARSPSNSSCPSYFRFIHEDLRPWRAAGGVTRAMLARARATASFRLVVLRGRAFVQRFRPAFQTRDLFTIWGILQLLRRYPGRVPDLDLMFDCVDWPVVRAHLYRGEHAPFMPPLFRYCGDDRTLDIVFPDWSFWGWPEINIKPWDALYKDLKDGNSKGKWFSREPYAYWKGNAAVATSRQELVKCNVSSTQDWNARIYTQDWFKESKEGYKTSNLGSQCTHRSLMPLQHYWPVRDDNKCASIQYAVDWGNSHKQLAQRIGKEASDFVQQEVNMDHVYDYMLHLLTEYAKLLKFKPTKPPEAVEVCPESLVCQAGGTEKKFLMESMVKSAHDSGPCDLPPPFNPQELTMLKQRKENSIRQVEMWERRASTT from the exons ATGGCGATGGAGGTGGCAGCAGCTGGGGCCGTGGACGGACAGCGATCCAGCAAGTTCGTCGCGGCGTTGTCGAGAACGAGCGcgaccttcctcttcttctccgtcgTCGTCGTCGGAGCGGTCGCCGTATCCACTCGCTggatcaccaccaccacctctact TTGCAGGTAAGCTTCCCGACCACCGCGGCcattcccgccgccgccgccgttctccACCCCAAAACACAGCACCCCAGCCCATCACCGCAGTTGCCCTCCAGACCACCACGACCGCCACCTGCCGCCTACTCCATCTCTTGCCCCACCCCTCCCCTCCGTCGCAACACCTCCCACGCCGCCAGAGCGAGCAAATCTTCCCAAACCCTGGGCCTCgcgctctcctcctcgtcgtcctgccGCTCCGACCCCGACCTTCCACCAGCCAccacctccgccaccgccgcccgctcaCCCTCCAACTCCTCGTGCCCATCCTACTTCCGCTTCATCCACGAGGACCTCCGCCCATGGCGCGCGGCGGGGGGCGTCACCCGCGCCATGCTCGCGCGCGCCCGCGCCACCGCCAGCTTCCGCCTCGTCGTGCTGCGGGGCCGCGCCTTCGTGCAGCGGTTCCGCCCGGCGTTCCAGACGCGCGACCTCTTCACCATCTGGGGGATTCTCCAGCTGCTCCGCCGCTACCCCGGCCGCGTCCCCGACCTCGACCTCATGTTCGACTGCGTCGACTGGCCCGTCGTCCGCGCGCACCTCTACCGCGGGGAGCACGCCCCCTTCATGCCGCCGCTCTTCCGGTACTGCGGGGATGACAGGACGCTGGACATCGTCTTCCCAGATTGGTCATTCTGGGGCTG GCCGGAGATCAACATAAAACCATGGGATGCGCTGTATAAAGATTTGAAGGATGGTAATAGTAAAGGAAAATGGTTCAGTAGAGAACCTTATGCTTACTGGAAAGGGAATGCAGCAGTTGCGACATCACGGCAGGAATTGGTTAAGTGTAATGTCTCCAGCACGCAAGATTGGAATGCAAGGATTTACACTCAG GACTGGTTCAAAGAGAGCAAGGAAGGGTATAAGACCTCGAATTTGGGCAGTCAGTGCACTCACAG GTCTCTTATGCCGCTTCAGCATTATTGGCCAGTTCGGGATGACAATAAATGCGCCTCAATACAATATGCTGTTGACTGGGGCAACTCTCACAAGCAATTG GCACAGCGCATAGGAAAGGAAGCAAGCGATTTCGTTCAACAAGAGGTTAATATGGACCATGTGTATGATTACATGCTTCACCTTTTAACCGAATATGCCAAGCTTCTAAAGTTCAAGCCAACTAAGCCACCTGAAGCTGTTGAGGTCTGTCCTGAATCTTTGGTCTGCCAAGCTGGAGGCACTGAGAAGAAGTTTCTTATGGAATCCATGGTGAAGTCTGCCCATGATTCAGGTCCATGTGATCTTCCCCCACCTTTCAATCCTCAGGAGCTCACAATGTTAAAACAGAGGAAAGAAAATTCAATTAGGCAGGTTGAAATGTGGGAGCGGAGAGCTTCAACAACTTAG
- the LOC123053898 gene encoding O-glucosyltransferase rumi — MQPPAKAGRLTRSLAVNGGVFIFIAAIVACAFVSAYWMSASARVASIIPAGWGALPPQQPPAPAPDAAEPATTACPAYFRWIHEDLRPWRATGITRETLEGARRYGAKFRVTVLAGRLYVARYGRCFQTRDVFTQWGILQLLRRYAGRLPDLDLMFDCQDLPVVNAGDHTPPPLFRYCGSEFTLDIAFPDWSFWGWPELNIKPWEALRREISEANAALDWTRRTPYAYWKGNPTVGAARRELLKCNVSRERDWNARIYVQDWRTEVRDGFRASDLAKQCTHRYKMYVEGRGWSVSEKYILACDSVTLVVRPRFHDFFSRGLVPLRHYWPVRGDRGQCRSIKFAVDWGNSHPGKAREIGGNASRFVQEELTMDNVYDYMFHLLSEYARLLRYRPTVPDGAVEVTVRSMARGRRGLEREFMAGTAVNVSGSAEPCELPLPFGSEELETLRRRKADAARRVETWEER, encoded by the exons ATGCAGCCTCCGGCGAAGGCTGGCCGGCTCACTCGGAGCCTGGCTGTGAACGGCGGCGTGTTCATCTTCATCGCCGCGATTGTCGCCTGCGCTTTCGTCTCCGCCTACTGGATGTCTGCCAGCGCCAGA GTTGCTTCGATCATTCCTGCCGGTTGGGGGGCCCTTCCTCCGCAGCAGCCACCTGCTCCGGCGCCGGATGCCGCAGAACCAGCGACGACGGCGTGCCCGGCCTACTTCCGGTGGATCCACGAAGACCTGCGGCCATGGCGAGCCACGGGGATCACGCGCGAGACGTTGGAAGGCGCCCGCCGGTACGGCGCCAAGTTCCGGGTGACGGTGCTCGCGGGGCGCCTCTACGTGGCGCGCTACGGCCGGTGCTTCCAGACGCGGGACGTGTTCACGCAATGGGgcatcctgcagctgctccggcgCTACGCTGGCCGCCTCCCCGACCTCGATCTCATGTTCGACTGCCAGGACCTGCCGGTCGTCAACGCCGGCGACCACACGCCTCCGCCGCTGTTCCGGTACTGCGGCAGCGAGTTCACGCTGGACATCGCCTTCCCTGACTGGTCCTTCTGGGGCTG GCCGGAGCTGAACATAAAGCCATGGGAAGCATTGAGAAGGGAGATCAGTGAGGCGAATGCGGCGTTGGACTGGACGCGCAGGACGCCGTACGCGTACTGGAAGGGGAACCCGACGGTGGGCGCGGCGCGCCGGGAGCTCCTCAAGTGCAACGTCTCCCGCGAGCGTGACTGGAACGCCCGGATCTACGTGCAG GACTGGAGGACGGAGGTGCGAGACGGGTTCAGGGCATCGGACTTGGCCAAGCAGTGCACGCACAG GTACAAGATGTACGTGGAAGGGCGCGGGTGGTCGGTGAGCGAGAAGTACATCCTGGCGTGCGACTCCGTGACGCTGGTCGTGCGCCCGAGGTTCCACGACTTCTTCTCCAGGGGGCTCGTGCCGCTGCGACACTACTGGCCCGTGCGCGGTGACCGCGGCCAGTGCCGGTCCATCAAGTTCGCCGTGGACTGGGGCAACTCGCACCCAGGCAAG GCGCGGGAAATAGGAGGAAATGCGAGCCGGTTCGTGCAGGAGGAACTGACGATGGATAATGTGTACGACTACATGTTCCACCTTCTGAGCGAGTATGCTAGGCTGCTGCGGTACAGGCCCACGGTGCCGGACGGGGCCGTGGAGGTCACCGTGCGGTCCATGGCGCGCGGAAGGCGAGGGCTGGAGCGGGAGTTCATGGCGGGCACGGCGGTGAACGTCTCGGGCAGCGCGGAACCGTGCGAGCTGCCGTTGCCTTTCGGGTCCGAGGAGCTGGAGACGCTGCGGAGGAGGAAAGCCGATGCGGCGAGGCGGGTGGAGACGTGGGAGGAGCGGTGA
- the LOC123053897 gene encoding O-glucosyltransferase rumi homolog isoform X1 has product MAMEVAAAGAVDGQRSSKFVAALSRTSATFLFFSVVVVGAVAVSTRWITTTTSTLQVSFPTTAAIPAAAAVLHPKTQHPSPSPQLPSRPPRPPPAAYSISCPTPPLRRNTSHAARASKSSQTLGLALSSSSSCRSDPDLPPATTSATAARSPSNSSCPSYFRFIHEDLRPWRAAGGVTRAMLARARATASFRLVVLRGRAFVQRFRPAFQTRDLFTIWGILQLLRRYPGRVPDLDLMFDCVDWPVVRAHLYRGEHAPFMPPLFRYCGDDRTLDIVFPDWSFWGWPEINIKPWDALYKDLKDGNSKGKWFSREPYAYWKGNAAVATSRQELVKCNVSSTQDWNARIYTQDWFKESKEGYKTSNLGSQCTHRYKIYIEGSAWSISQKYILACDSMTLLVTPKYYDFFSRSLMPLQHYWPVRDDNKCASIQYAVDWGNSHKQLAQRIGKEASDFVQQEVNMDHVYDYMLHLLTEYAKLLKFKPTKPPEAVEVCPESLVCQAGGTEKKFLMESMVKSAHDSGPCDLPPPFNPQELTMLKQRKENSIRQVEMWERRASTT; this is encoded by the exons ATGGCGATGGAGGTGGCAGCAGCTGGGGCCGTGGACGGACAGCGATCCAGCAAGTTCGTCGCGGCGTTGTCGAGAACGAGCGcgaccttcctcttcttctccgtcgTCGTCGTCGGAGCGGTCGCCGTATCCACTCGCTggatcaccaccaccacctctact TTGCAGGTAAGCTTCCCGACCACCGCGGCcattcccgccgccgccgccgttctccACCCCAAAACACAGCACCCCAGCCCATCACCGCAGTTGCCCTCCAGACCACCACGACCGCCACCTGCCGCCTACTCCATCTCTTGCCCCACCCCTCCCCTCCGTCGCAACACCTCCCACGCCGCCAGAGCGAGCAAATCTTCCCAAACCCTGGGCCTCgcgctctcctcctcgtcgtcctgccGCTCCGACCCCGACCTTCCACCAGCCAccacctccgccaccgccgcccgctcaCCCTCCAACTCCTCGTGCCCATCCTACTTCCGCTTCATCCACGAGGACCTCCGCCCATGGCGCGCGGCGGGGGGCGTCACCCGCGCCATGCTCGCGCGCGCCCGCGCCACCGCCAGCTTCCGCCTCGTCGTGCTGCGGGGCCGCGCCTTCGTGCAGCGGTTCCGCCCGGCGTTCCAGACGCGCGACCTCTTCACCATCTGGGGGATTCTCCAGCTGCTCCGCCGCTACCCCGGCCGCGTCCCCGACCTCGACCTCATGTTCGACTGCGTCGACTGGCCCGTCGTCCGCGCGCACCTCTACCGCGGGGAGCACGCCCCCTTCATGCCGCCGCTCTTCCGGTACTGCGGGGATGACAGGACGCTGGACATCGTCTTCCCAGATTGGTCATTCTGGGGCTG GCCGGAGATCAACATAAAACCATGGGATGCGCTGTATAAAGATTTGAAGGATGGTAATAGTAAAGGAAAATGGTTCAGTAGAGAACCTTATGCTTACTGGAAAGGGAATGCAGCAGTTGCGACATCACGGCAGGAATTGGTTAAGTGTAATGTCTCCAGCACGCAAGATTGGAATGCAAGGATTTACACTCAG GACTGGTTCAAAGAGAGCAAGGAAGGGTATAAGACCTCGAATTTGGGCAGTCAGTGCACTCACAG GTACAAGATCTATATAGAAGGATCAGCATGGTCTATCAGTCAGAAATATATTCTAGCATGCGATTCAATGACACTGTTGGTCACACCAAAATACTATGATTTCTTTTCAAGGTCTCTTATGCCGCTTCAGCATTATTGGCCAGTTCGGGATGACAATAAATGCGCCTCAATACAATATGCTGTTGACTGGGGCAACTCTCACAAGCAATTG GCACAGCGCATAGGAAAGGAAGCAAGCGATTTCGTTCAACAAGAGGTTAATATGGACCATGTGTATGATTACATGCTTCACCTTTTAACCGAATATGCCAAGCTTCTAAAGTTCAAGCCAACTAAGCCACCTGAAGCTGTTGAGGTCTGTCCTGAATCTTTGGTCTGCCAAGCTGGAGGCACTGAGAAGAAGTTTCTTATGGAATCCATGGTGAAGTCTGCCCATGATTCAGGTCCATGTGATCTTCCCCCACCTTTCAATCCTCAGGAGCTCACAATGTTAAAACAGAGGAAAGAAAATTCAATTAGGCAGGTTGAAATGTGGGAGCGGAGAGCTTCAACAACTTAG
- the LOC123053897 gene encoding O-glucosyltransferase rumi homolog isoform X2, giving the protein MAMEVAAAGAVDGQRSSKFVAALSRTSATFLFFSVVVVGAVAVSTRWITTTTSTLQVSFPTTAAIPAAAAVLHPKTQHPSPSPQLPSRPPRPPPAAYSISCPTPPLRRNTSHAARASKSSQTLGLALSSSSSCRSDPDLPPATTSATAARSPSNSSCPSYFRFIHEDLRPWRAAGGVTRAMLARARATASFRLVVLRGRAFVQRFRPAFQTRDLFTIWGILQLLRRYPGRVPDLDLMFDCVDWPVVRAHLYRGEHAPFMPPLFRYCGDDRTLDIVFPDWSFWGWPEINIKPWDALYKDLKDGNSKGKWFSREPYAYWKGNAAVATSRQELVKCNVSSTQDWNARIYTQDWFKESKEGYKTSNLGSQCTHRYKIYIEGSAWSISQKYILACDSMTLLVTPKYYDFFSRSLMPLQHYWPVRDDNKCASIQYAVDWGNSHKQLRIGKEASDFVQQEVNMDHVYDYMLHLLTEYAKLLKFKPTKPPEAVEVCPESLVCQAGGTEKKFLMESMVKSAHDSGPCDLPPPFNPQELTMLKQRKENSIRQVEMWERRASTT; this is encoded by the exons ATGGCGATGGAGGTGGCAGCAGCTGGGGCCGTGGACGGACAGCGATCCAGCAAGTTCGTCGCGGCGTTGTCGAGAACGAGCGcgaccttcctcttcttctccgtcgTCGTCGTCGGAGCGGTCGCCGTATCCACTCGCTggatcaccaccaccacctctact TTGCAGGTAAGCTTCCCGACCACCGCGGCcattcccgccgccgccgccgttctccACCCCAAAACACAGCACCCCAGCCCATCACCGCAGTTGCCCTCCAGACCACCACGACCGCCACCTGCCGCCTACTCCATCTCTTGCCCCACCCCTCCCCTCCGTCGCAACACCTCCCACGCCGCCAGAGCGAGCAAATCTTCCCAAACCCTGGGCCTCgcgctctcctcctcgtcgtcctgccGCTCCGACCCCGACCTTCCACCAGCCAccacctccgccaccgccgcccgctcaCCCTCCAACTCCTCGTGCCCATCCTACTTCCGCTTCATCCACGAGGACCTCCGCCCATGGCGCGCGGCGGGGGGCGTCACCCGCGCCATGCTCGCGCGCGCCCGCGCCACCGCCAGCTTCCGCCTCGTCGTGCTGCGGGGCCGCGCCTTCGTGCAGCGGTTCCGCCCGGCGTTCCAGACGCGCGACCTCTTCACCATCTGGGGGATTCTCCAGCTGCTCCGCCGCTACCCCGGCCGCGTCCCCGACCTCGACCTCATGTTCGACTGCGTCGACTGGCCCGTCGTCCGCGCGCACCTCTACCGCGGGGAGCACGCCCCCTTCATGCCGCCGCTCTTCCGGTACTGCGGGGATGACAGGACGCTGGACATCGTCTTCCCAGATTGGTCATTCTGGGGCTG GCCGGAGATCAACATAAAACCATGGGATGCGCTGTATAAAGATTTGAAGGATGGTAATAGTAAAGGAAAATGGTTCAGTAGAGAACCTTATGCTTACTGGAAAGGGAATGCAGCAGTTGCGACATCACGGCAGGAATTGGTTAAGTGTAATGTCTCCAGCACGCAAGATTGGAATGCAAGGATTTACACTCAG GACTGGTTCAAAGAGAGCAAGGAAGGGTATAAGACCTCGAATTTGGGCAGTCAGTGCACTCACAG GTACAAGATCTATATAGAAGGATCAGCATGGTCTATCAGTCAGAAATATATTCTAGCATGCGATTCAATGACACTGTTGGTCACACCAAAATACTATGATTTCTTTTCAAGGTCTCTTATGCCGCTTCAGCATTATTGGCCAGTTCGGGATGACAATAAATGCGCCTCAATACAATATGCTGTTGACTGGGGCAACTCTCACAAGCAATTG CGCATAGGAAAGGAAGCAAGCGATTTCGTTCAACAAGAGGTTAATATGGACCATGTGTATGATTACATGCTTCACCTTTTAACCGAATATGCCAAGCTTCTAAAGTTCAAGCCAACTAAGCCACCTGAAGCTGTTGAGGTCTGTCCTGAATCTTTGGTCTGCCAAGCTGGAGGCACTGAGAAGAAGTTTCTTATGGAATCCATGGTGAAGTCTGCCCATGATTCAGGTCCATGTGATCTTCCCCCACCTTTCAATCCTCAGGAGCTCACAATGTTAAAACAGAGGAAAGAAAATTCAATTAGGCAGGTTGAAATGTGGGAGCGGAGAGCTTCAACAACTTAG